The Vitis vinifera cultivar Pinot Noir 40024 chromosome 3, ASM3070453v1 region ttcagTTAGCACCTACTTGCCTTTGTTGATATAATTAGTTTGGTTTTCTGCATGTTTTTATGTTTCTGCAGAGCCTAAATTGTTcattgtttgttgtttttttttctcttttcatgcTTCTGCATCCATTTAAAAATGTTTGGACAaggtaaaataatatttttacttaatgtCATTTTATTAATAAGAAATCAATTTGTGGGCTGCATTAACAAATGCAGACttagtattttaggaattaCTAAAAGTTTTTTGATGATTTGGAAGCACTGGCAGAGCCAGTAGGGGCTTAGGGGGGGAAGTGCAACACCCCCACCCACCCCTCTAAAACTGAAAAAGAATATATCAATAAGATGTAACCTCAAGACAAACTGTTAGTAAAGAAAATCTATAGAGTCCATAAAAATTAAGGAcctaaaaaaatgtttctcaAACCATATATAACTCTTAAACAAATATGCTTaccttttcaatttcttttttatctttttaatttgttttatcaTTCAGTTATTGTGAGTAAAAAATCTTGAgatttcaattaaatattaaatttttctaGGACCTTTATGGTAAAAGGATTGATGAAATtaccaactttttttttaataaaaattgtaattgctatttttaaaactcttttaaaacttttatttatctttttaaaatagagaCATTAATAAAGACctacatttataaattttattgttgaaattgtcaaattctttaattaaaagtTCTAACTACTTTTCGAAAAGctctattaaatttttttgctgatttcctttttaaaattactaaaattcataagatttatatttataatatttttctaaaattgtttttgatcaaatttaattttttttttatactaaaattgcTTATTATTTTGATTACTTGCAATTGGTATACGACAAATGTATTTActatttacttttctttaaattattctCTATTAATATCTTACTGTAATTACTTGTTTCATGTATAACATATGTGCTTAATATGTTTTACTATGTTTAAACATGTAATTATTGATTGATAAGGAGGTTATCATTTGAGAGTtccaaaacatgaaaatatgaaaataggtaaaaaaaaatgttgtattaattattagtttaaagtTTTTGTTAGATTTATCATGGATTAGGTTGCCCTTCCTGAATTTAATTCTTGGTTCCGCCGCCATTTGTAAGTGATTCTTAATGCATTGCTTCTGTTCCAATGTGTGGGTGTTATTGTACGTGATCATGTCATTGTTTATAGAAATTACAGAGGCTGTTTCTGTGGGTGGTTTGGTGGGTGCTTGTATAGGAGAATGCCGAATGATATCTATccttaaatatttatatttcttcatGCATCACTGGACTTAAGTTGCAACCATCAACTTTAAATAGAGTGAACAACATGATGTGCAATGGTAACTAGGTTTGTCGGTTGCTGATTGTGGAGTTATGAGAAATATAAATTGTACACATGTTATATGTTTGTGATGCTGATAGACTATACAAATGGTAAATTCATGTAAATTTTCATGTACATTATGTAGTTGTCTCCGATATTGGGGTTCTTGTACATGCCTCTGTTGAGCCCGACGAAGATGGTCTAATATATCTTTGTAGTTCTTTCTTTTCTGGTTTCCATACACAGTAGTTCGGATGGAACTTCATTGACTTGAGTTTCTTTCTAAAAGCCTATTGTGTTTCTGTGCAGAGAATACAAGTGGGTGCTAGTAGAGTACTATCTATGTTATTCATTATAGCAGATTCTTCACAACCATATTTATTTGGGAATAGATGCTTTGGTTTGGATGATAAACAGGTATGGTATTTTGGTCTTTGAGCTTATTCTTTAAGTTTTCTTGTTCTTTGATTGACTACTTTGTTTTCAGATTACAGATTTAAGGCATTCTATTGATAAGATTCTAAGTGACCAGTCTTCTTGGAATGAAGATCTCTTTGTTGCTACAGTCAAATTGCTTACTTCTGCTGCACTTCATCAGGTTTGTTTTTTCATATGCCATCTCTTAAGACTGCTGcttaaattttccaaataaattgaGATTGCAAGTATTCTTTCTGATTTTTCAGTGACCGGCTCTTGAATATGATGTCAAATAATATTCTGGTGATATTAGCTCAGAGAAAACATTAATTTTTGGGCCACAAATATGTATTAGTTTGTGTTTATGATATTCTTAATGAGGTTTCAACCTTTGCGGATTCACAAAAGCAATGATAGCTTCAGGTTTCTGAAGTAAACATTATTCTGTTAGTACTATGTATGGTTCTCTAGTTTTGGGCTTCTATTTTTGTAGGCTTTATACAGTTTGTTTGCTTGTGTGAGTTTTTTTTGTGAGAATACTAAATGATCCAAGGGCAACTTGGTTCAATCCTTTAACTTGAAAGCACAATGCAGCCAAGCTCAGCCTTCTTATGGCATGCATCTGTTCCTGTTTGAGGACCACTTAGATTGTCTTTTCCTCTCAACCTTATGTTTGTTAAGTGAATAATGTTATTAATTTCTACTTCCAGTCATTGTTTCCATACTAATGGTTTCTTAGCGCAGCCTGCTTTTCTTGTTGCCATAATTGCTGCCAAAGACAATCTAGGTTTGAAGCAGCCAGTAAATGAAGCTTCCTTTGGAACACTGGGGTCTGTCAAACCAAGTTTGGTGGATGCACTCTTGCAAGTTATTGAAAGATCTGATGATCTTATCAATAGGTATATTGTCTAATGAGTATGGCCTATTTGTTAGTATTTCATTGTAATTGTGCTTCATCTGATTTTGTGAATGTTTGTTTGGTGTGCTTAATCTAGTTTCTCTATCTGAAAGGTTACATATTTTAATTTGGTGAATTTCCTTTATTTCCAGCAATCCCCGTTTACTACTGAATGTGCTTAACTTACTGAAAGCATTGTGGCAAGGGGCTGCTCAATATGCAGATATTTTGGAATGGCTGAAAAACTCTGAAAAGTTCTGGAAACTATTTTGCAACTCCATTTCTCTAATTGCTAGAATGAAAGCTCCCCTGCCTGAAAATCTTACTGAAATGGAGGCTCTAAGCTTGGCATACAAATACCAGTGTCAAACAGCTGTATTGGAAATAATGGCAGAAGACTTGTTCCTGCAGAAGAAGTTACTGCATGCTGAATTTCTTGTAAAACTTGCTGCTGAATCATCAAAGGAAAAGACAGGAACCACAGTTGGTTTGGAAAAATCAAGATCTGAAAATTTACACCATCTTAAGGATGTTTTGTCATCCTGGTGTGAGAATTCAGTGTTGGTTGACCTGATCAAGTCATATGCATCTTGTCAATATGACACTGAAATATATCTCCGTGCAAAGGTGAATTTTATCTCGTCTTTTCTTTATAGCTATAAATGCTACTAGTAACAATAACTAAACACTATTGCTGTTCGGATGAGTCTCTGCTATTCCCTTTCTTGGGTTAATCACTTTTGATCATATAAAAACTGCATTACATAGAATCGAATAATTTGATCTTTAACTTAACATCAGAATGCTGAAACCAACTTCATGGTTATTCGATATAGTGTACATTAATGCCAGAATACTCCTTTATTTAAATGCATTAACTGGTAGTCTGTAAGGCTTGATGATTATAATTGAATGGAAAAAATGGACTCTCATTGCTGACCCAGGTTGTTGAGATTAAGGGTTGTGATGAGGATGAGCAGATGGCTCTTGTATTTTGTTTTGAAGCTGATAGGCTGAAAGTACCCATGCACTTTCATGATACCAAACCATCCATGTCAGGTTCCAGATTCCAATCATTTCCTTTGAATTCCTCCCTAGCTGATATGTATTGGCCCCCttattgtttttccttttgcttgCTGGATTAGACTTCTGTTTTCTAGTAAATTGGTGCTTGTATCACTGTATGTGCACAAAACAGCCACTTATGGGTGCTGCTTTTTTTAGCTACAACCACAAAGGAAGAACTTTCTTTTTACTTTCATCCCTAGCACCAGTTCTTCTTCCCTATGGGTCAAATAGTTTCCATCCATCTGCCCCATTATTTGTGCAAGGTCTTGACATTTGGTTGCCATTTCtgatgttttatatatttcactactaattttgttatataagaTGGTCCATTTTTAGTTGGCCATTGTGAACTATTTCTCATGGAATATTGTTGAAGTGTTTCAAGTTACTGGGAAATATATATTAAACTGTTTTTCTAATGTCTAGAATTAACGCTATTTATTAGATTCATTCAAACAAATGTTGTCAAGTTCTAGCCTAGGAAGTCACTAGGCTTGTCTGGGATCTTTTCCATGACTGGGTGAGTGGGTGCCTACTAGGTGCTCTCTTAGGGTTCTCTGTGCCTCTCTTTACTTAGCAAGCACACTGCATTCTTTATTGATGAGCATTGTTGTGGATTATTGCTAGTTGTTTCCTCTTGACTATTGTCTTTTCCATATTCTAAAAGTAATAATCATATCTAGTGATGAACAACTTTGTAGATTGCTGCCAGTTTATTCATTGTGCATGTGATGGGAAAATTAGCAACAGGTGATGCGGGGAGTTTGTCTGTCTCATTACTTGAAAAGCTACATAGTATGAATAAAAAGGTGTAATCCTATCTCTAATCTGTTACTTTGTTATTTCCTGTAACTTCTCTCTGTTGATTTTGACAATACTCTTTTGAAGTCACATCTTATCTTACTCCAGCATTTGGTTGTATTTCTGCTTGCAGCTGGGCAATCAGCCTGCTTTCTCTGAATTGTTATCTCAATATTCCCAGCGGGGTTACAGGTACAATGTACATAATATTTTCATGTTCTAGTGCAGTATTTTATTTTGGTGTGTCACTTCTAAATAAGACACCCATGAGTTCACCCAAATCAACAACTAGGCCTTTGAAAAAGTACTATCTCAAATCCCCATGTGGTCTTCATCCCCCTCCATGCGAAGTATATTCTACCCCTGATTgaaatttccttttccttttccttttaaagCTGTCATAAAACAGTATTTCCTTTTGCTTATAGTGATCTAAGTCAATGATTTTGCATTAAATCCTGAGGCTAGGTGAGTGATATATGATCCATTGCTTTGTAAAGCAGCACATGGAAAATAGTCAGCTTAATGGTTATAAAGTATGATTATATCCATGATCCACTGACTAGTGGAATTACCTTTTGTTATCTAGAGTTGTTTCTGTTATTCTCTCATGTCATATTGTTTCTTGTGCACCTAGCAGTCACGtgtgtatttaattttatttttgtatattatttgcCTTTTGTTGCTGATGATAGACATTGTTGCAGCTTATATTCCTCATGCTTAATTTCTATTTGTCATGTGCTACCCTGCAAAGTTGTTTGGCACTCTGCCATATGCTTGGACTGACAAATTGTCAAAGCTTTTTTTGTTGATAAGTGACAAATTATCTAGGCATTCATCTGGCATAATGCTTATACAGTGGATTCTGTTTGTTTATTCAGCCTCATTAGTCTGTGTATTCATTTTGTTGCATCTGCTGGTGCCTtagtaaattattttagttCTCAGGAAGGAAATGCTTTTCCTGgtagtaatttttaaaacaacttttcaTTTTGTGCTGTTGGCAAATCATcgtttctttttaatttcagtGAAGGGAAGGAGCTGAATATTTTAATACTCAGTGATCTTTATTATCATCTTCAAGGAGAGCTTAAAGGCCGTAAAATTGATCCTGGGCCATTCAAAGAACTTGCCCAGTATCTACTGGATTCACAATTTTTGCAAAATTATCGACATGAGTATGATGGTGACCTTTTTGCACCTGCTAAAGATGTTCACTTGTTTGACACCAGTCATTTACAAGCAGATTTAGGATTAGCTATGTGGGATCATTCACAGTGGAAAGCAACTAAAGAAATTGCAGAAACAATGTTGCTTTGCATGAAGGAAGCTAACTCAATGGTGTTGCTCACTGGATCAAAGCTTTGTTCATTGAAAGCATTGATAACCATCTTGACCATGTATGAAGAAGATGTAAGTTCTCAGATTGGATTTAGCTCTTTGTATGCTGGTCATATTTTGAACTTATCAGTCTGAAGGACCATaagcatttttgttttttctgaatgtcttattattatataatattgatTTAAGGTCCTTGTGCAGTTAAGTGAGAGAAAGACTACAATAGGTGGGGCGATCCCTGAGCAACTCATTCTATCGTGCATAGATCATGTGTGCCAATGTTTCCATGGCACACTAGAATCATTAGCTCCAGTTCTCGATGCTCCTGAAGATATGCTTGATTTCCTTGCAGCCCAAGCTGAACTACTTCTCCGTCTCATTAGATTTGTAAACAAAAGTCTGCCTTTACCTGTTTGTGTACTTGTTTTAAAAACCTCAGGTCATGGCCTTAAAGTGTTGGGTAACTTTAAGCCATCTGTTCCTGAGGTTAGAACAACAATGAAGCTCTTACTCATGTTGCTTCTCTCATCACTTGAGTTCAGCTCTCTCAGTTCACTTTTAGGTGGGTTGTCAGATAAGAAATCTGTTGAAGACTTAGCTGAAGCATCTAGTGTGAGTTTGGGGCTATTACCTATTCTCTGCAACTGCATCGGAACTGCTGAGAATTGTGTCCTCTCCCTGACAACTATTGACTTAATACTGAAAGGCTTCTTGACACCTAACACTTGGTTCCCCATCATACAAGAACATCTCCAGTTGCAGCATATTGTTCTGAAACTTCAAGATAAAAGCTCTCTTGCTTCCATTCCCATAATTTTGAGATTTCTTTTGACCCTTGCACGTGTGAGAGGAGGTGCTGAGATGCTTCTTACTGCTGGCTTTTTCTCATCTCTGAGAGTGTTGTTTGCTGACTTATCAGCTGGTAGGCCATTTTCAGTTATTCAAAATGGTACAAGTCACTCCAACTCATCTGAGAATTTTGAAAAGCCTCAGCATGTTTGGGGTCTAGGCTTGGCTGTAGTCACAGCAATTATTCATTCTTTGGGAGGCAGTTCCTTGTGTGTCAATACTGTTGAGAATGTAATTCCTTACTTCTTCTCTGAGAAAGCTTATTTGATATCATATTATCTTAATGCACCAGACTTCCCATCTGATGATCATGACAAGAAAAGAGCTCGGGCTCAAAGGACAAGGACATCTCTTGCTGCTCTTAAGGAAACAGAGCATACTCTAATGTTAATGTGCGTGCTAGCAAAGCACTGGAACTCATGGGTTAAGGCTGTGAAAGAAATGGATACAGAGCTAAGGGAGAGAAGTATTCATCTTTTGGCCTTCATTAGCCGGGGAACTCAACGCCATGGAGAATCACCCAGCAGGATTCCACCTCTCTTGTGTCCTCCTATGCTCAAagaggattttgatttttacaaGAAACCAGCATTTGTTAACAGCCAAAATGGATGGTTTGCTCTTTCTCCTCGTGGTTGTTTATCAAAATCTAAGTTCTCATCTGTCTCAATCAAGTCAACTGCTCTTGTAGTCAAGGATCAATCATCTGAAAATTTAGATGTTTCTCAGACACACTTCTCAGATATAGTAGCCTTGCAGATCTATAGAATTACATTTCTTCTATTGAAATTTCTCTGTTTACAAGCTGAGGGTGCTGCTAGGAGGGCCGAGGAAGTGGGATTTGTAGATCTTGCTCATTTTCCTGAACTTCCAATGCCTGAGATTTTGCACGGCTTACAGGTACAATGATAGCATTTATTCTTGTACTAGGATTATGTCCACCCTACTAAATTATGGGATGTTTATAGATTTGTTAGTGTTTTACATTTGAAGCCTGGCTTACCAGCACCTCCTCAGGGCAAAAACATCTGGTCTTCCAAATTTTAATCCAAGAAATGATTGAAAGTCAGTAAATGGATTAAGGATTAAACCTTTATTGTTAGTCTTATGTTGAGTTCTTATTCCTCTGATGCAGGATCAAGCCATTGCCATTGTCACTGAACTCTGTGAGGCCAACAAATTAAAGAAGATCGAGCCTGAAGTCCAGAGCACATGCCTCTTATTACTGCAAATAATGGAAATGGCCTTGTACTTGGAACAATGCGTTTCACAGATTTGTGGAATCAGACCTGTTTTAGGACGCGTTGAGGATTTTTCCAAGGAAGTCGTCCTGTTAATTAGAGGTAACACCATAATTTTCATTCTGCTAACTTCTAACAATCATAATAATGTAATTTTCAAACTCCCATGCCTCAACATGATCTTAAAATCTTGATTGTTTTTGGATGTTTTGCAGCAACGGAAGGACATTCCTTTTTGAAAGCAGCAGTAAAGTCCTTGAAGCAGATTATATCACTTGTGTATCCTGGACTATTACAAACTGAGGGCCTCTTGTGAGCTGTCAGGTGCCCCTGTAGATCTAGGTGAACTCTGTAGCTTTAAAAACTCATGTAAAATGTGTAAAGATTCCTTTTCCCTTTATGAATTTTGGACCCTTTCCCAGCCTTTCTTTTTGTGATTCCAATTCATAAAGAGCTCTTTTCCACAACGAGCATATGCCCTCCAGTGGGGTCTGTAAGCTCTCTAGCCACCCATGAATCCATTTCCAGTTGGAGACATCTTTCTTCAGTCAAACCACTTGCACAGCTttgtttttttgtaataattatttcCCCTCCATTAAGGCCCATGTTTCATCTTTAAAcaaatccaaaatttcaaattgcccctttctttgtttgtttgcaGGAGCTAGGATTTCGATCTCAATCACTGCCCTGTGTGTATACTTTTTGTTCTGGTTGAATAGAATTCTCATGAAAAACCTTGGCATGAaggatgattttaaaaataaagaaataaaaaaagacagCTCCAATATTCAAACAGAGCTTCCTCATAAGTCAATTgaattttattgtttgataatATAAGTAGGAGCCCAATTTCTAAATTGCTTCGATAAGAATGTATATAAGTGGAATATTGGGTTCATGAGATGGGTCCCGAGTATGGCACCCATGTCTCCAATCTGAACTAAATTGGGCCTAGATAGCACGTGATCGACAAACAACAGTCAGTACCTTTAATTGTAACCGTACAACGACGTCGTTTTCATTATCTGGATCTAATCCACGTAGGCACCGAATAATCCAAAAGCATATACCACGtgcccatatatatatatgctaccGCCTCATCCGCAACTAAccagagttaaaaaaaaaaaggttgaccATAGTTGCTGTAATAATCCACCTTTCTTAATCTTAATATATGGACACGTGTCCAAACCCAACGGCCACGATTCGCCCCCTGCAGATATTGCCAATGGAAGGCCACTATATAATGAATCTCACCTTCTCCAACAGACCAGGTTGCTCTAGACGCAGTTttagagagggagagagagagagaatcgTAGCTCAGCAAAAATGACGAACCCTAGGGTCTTCTTCGATGTCTCCATCGGCGGTGCTCCCGCCGGTAGGATTGTGATGGAGTTGTACGCTGACACAACTCCACGAACCGCCGAGAACTTCCGCGCCCTCTGCACCGGCGAGAAAGGCGTCGGCCGGAGCGGCAAGCCTCTGCACTTCAAAGGCTCAATCTTCCACAGAGTGATCCCAAGTTTCATGTGCCAGGGCGGCGACTTCACCAGGGGCGACGGCACCGGCGGCGAGTCCATCTACGGTGCCAAGTTCGAGGACGAGAACTTCATCAAGAAGCACACCGGTCCCGGCATACTGTCGATGGCGAACGCCGGTCCTGGAACAAACGGATCGCAGTTCTTCATATGTACGGATAAGACGGAGTGGCTGGATGGGAAGCACGTGGTGTTCGGCCAGGTGGTAGAGGGGATGGATGTGGTGAAGGCCGTTGAGAAGGTAGGCTCAGGCTCCGGAAGGACCGCCAAGACCGTGAAGATCGAGGACTGTGGTCAGCTCTCTTGAAATGCTGTTCCTCATCCCCTACTCTCTTTACTATTTCTGCGGTATTAGCCTGTCTCGTCTAGCCTCTGAGTCCTGGTTGTCACCTTACGTTTCATGTGTCTGTCCCTGTCGTTTGGTAGGTTGCACAAACCTCCATATCTCTATGTATTGCAGTGAACTCCTCAATAAGCTAGTGCATTTGGTCTACTTGTAACAAAACTCTCGTCTTGTCTTGTCTTCTCTCGCATgatccaaaataaaaattttagaaaaatgaagcaaatgaaaataaaacaaaaatggagGCGAAAATCCTTTTGGAGGATCAGGCCATCAAATCAAGGCGGAAAGGATAAATGTG contains the following coding sequences:
- the LOC100267506 gene encoding peptidyl-prolyl cis-trans isomerase, with translation MTNPRVFFDVSIGGAPAGRIVMELYADTTPRTAENFRALCTGEKGVGRSGKPLHFKGSIFHRVIPSFMCQGGDFTRGDGTGGESIYGAKFEDENFIKKHTGPGILSMANAGPGTNGSQFFICTDKTEWLDGKHVVFGQVVEGMDVVKAVEKVGSGSGRTAKTVKIEDCGQLS
- the LOC100264071 gene encoding uncharacterized protein LOC100264071 encodes the protein MAASASASAVDLAPNPSSVDGLLWWDSFSLLLTELESVSPSSDLPPFLVKKVKDNHAWFVDMFSLFKPPNKKSREALDSKQVKIGTRQLTVQPELKEAALKVSNSLCLDEVQSYLLVERFVEHNNVAVNLMVQEFLHVILFQYYIERQCLLKCTRQIFMHALYVGSGSEEGNAIRQEAQSLISDGLESKLLSVLHDLLSSSHPEHMDIDLFTLWAEETLIEDNLILDILFLAYYESFCVCNGAQWKKLCLLYKGIISGSFNFGKLAISPEATHSFYHAKVQLLLILIETLDLENLLQLIHDEMPFREGCTLFSLTDVQEIDAIISGFNAFETKEAGPLILTWAVFLCLISSLPGKQENSVLMDIDHVGYVRQAFEAASLSYFLELLQSDILKDSDGPVAGYRSVLRTFVSAFIASYEINVQLEDNTLKLILDILCKIYRGEESLCNQFWDRESFVDGPIRCLLCNLEGEFPIRTVELVGFLSALCEGTWPAECVYNFLDKSVGISSLLEITSDSLVDNISQIIETRVPLHVPGVEGLIIPSQTRGHVLKVIDGNTALVRWEYTQSGVLVLLLRLAQRLYLDCNEEVLVTLDLLCRLVSFNTAVSFALMDIGNSLHVQATRMNAHMEMQVNMVEIICTLIRNLSPNWSSSSMMAMGVSILEKMLKCSPSHVTAVALKANIFDLASKTSTFETLFTGSTSGSWLLSGKLAKMLLIDCEQNDNCCQLTISVLDFTKQLVETGEENDFALALVVFSLQYVLVNHEYWKYKVKHVRWKVTLKVLEVMKKCIMTIPYSQKVGEIVQDILLRDSSIHNALFRIICTTKQALEKLYMSRLCEAMEIEGLELAICSVFDILFTMLSKLSKDITSSLPVFDQAVLSTTTKPISVIAAVISLISYFHNPRIQVGASRVLSMLFIIADSSQPYLFGNRCFGLDDKQITDLRHSIDKILSDQSSWNEDLFVATVKLLTSAALHQPAFLVAIIAAKDNLGLKQPVNEASFGTLGSVKPSLVDALLQVIERSDDLINSNPRLLLNVLNLLKALWQGAAQYADILEWLKNSEKFWKLFCNSISLIARMKAPLPENLTEMEALSLAYKYQCQTAVLEIMAEDLFLQKKLLHAEFLVKLAAESSKEKTGTTVGLEKSRSENLHHLKDVLSSWCENSVLVDLIKSYASCQYDTEIYLRAKIAASLFIVHVMGKLATGDAGSLSVSLLEKLHSMNKKLGNQPAFSELLSQYSQRGYSEGKELNILILSDLYYHLQGELKGRKIDPGPFKELAQYLLDSQFLQNYRHEYDGDLFAPAKDVHLFDTSHLQADLGLAMWDHSQWKATKEIAETMLLCMKEANSMVLLTGSKLCSLKALITILTMYEEDLSERKTTIGGAIPEQLILSCIDHVCQCFHGTLESLAPVLDAPEDMLDFLAAQAELLLRLIRFVNKSLPLPVCVLVLKTSGHGLKVLGNFKPSVPEVRTTMKLLLMLLLSSLEFSSLSSLLGGLSDKKSVEDLAEASSVSLGLLPILCNCIGTAENCVLSLTTIDLILKGFLTPNTWFPIIQEHLQLQHIVLKLQDKSSLASIPIILRFLLTLARVRGGAEMLLTAGFFSSLRVLFADLSAGRPFSVIQNGTSHSNSSENFEKPQHVWGLGLAVVTAIIHSLGGSSLCVNTVENVIPYFFSEKAYLISYYLNAPDFPSDDHDKKRARAQRTRTSLAALKETEHTLMLMCVLAKHWNSWVKAVKEMDTELRERSIHLLAFISRGTQRHGESPSRIPPLLCPPMLKEDFDFYKKPAFVNSQNGWFALSPRGCLSKSKFSSVSIKSTALVVKDQSSENLDVSQTHFSDIVALQIYRITFLLLKFLCLQAEGAARRAEEVGFVDLAHFPELPMPEILHGLQDQAIAIVTELCEANKLKKIEPEVQSTCLLLLQIMEMALYLEQCVSQICGIRPVLGRVEDFSKEVVLLIRATEGHSFLKAAVKSLKQIISLVYPGLLQTEGLL